The following is a genomic window from Candidatus Dependentiae bacterium.
GTCGGTGGTATCTCTATATCATTAGAAAACATGGTAATACCTGAACAAAAAAATGGTATTATTGGTAAAGCAGAAAAAGAAGTCCAAAAAGTTGAAAAACTTTATATAGACGGTGTTATTACTAACGGTGAACGTTATAATAAAATTATCAGTATCTGGGGTCATGCGACTGCAGACGTTGCTAACGAAATGTATAAAGAACTTGAAGAACAAAATAATGCTGCGTTTGACAATAAAGATGGCAAGAGTCAACCATTTAACCCGATTTTCATGATGCTTGAATCTGGAGCTCGTGGATCGAAAGATCAAATTAAACAGTTGGTTGGTATGCGTGGTATGATGACAAAGCCGAACGGTGATATTATGGAAACACCGGTTAAGAGTAACTTTAAAGAAGGCTTAAGTGTTTTCGAATACTTTATTTCTACACACGGTGCTCGTAAAGGTCAAGCAGATACAGCACTTAAAACAGCAAACTCTGGTTATTTGACTCGTCGTTTGGTTGATGTTGCTCAAGATGTTGTTATTACCGGTCAAGATTGTAAGACCTTGGGTTATGTTGAAATTGAAGATCTAAAAGAATCAGGTGATATTATTTATCCGTTAGCTAACCGTTCTTTCGGACGTGGTTTGGCTGCTGATGTTAAAGATCCTGTCACTGGTGAACTGTTATTTAATCAAGGTCACATTATTGGCCGTGATGATATTACTAAACTTGCAGATTCAGCAGTGAGCAAAATTTTAGTTCGTTCTGTATTGACCTGTCAGGCAAAACATGGTGTATGTGCATTATGTTATGGCTATGATTTATCTAAGGGTGAGATTGTTGATGTGGGTGGTACTGTTGGTATTATTGCAGCACAATCGATCGGTGAACCTGGTACACAGCTTACTATGAGAACCTTCCATATCGGCGGTACTGCGAGTGGTTTAACTGAACAACCTTACTTCCTTGCAAAGCAGCCTGGTATTGTTGAATGGCGTGGTATTCGTACGGTTACCAATCGTAGCGGTCAAGTTATTGTGGTCAGTAGAAAGGCTAAATTGTTAGTTGTTTCTGCAGATGGTCGCGAACTACAGCGTCATGATTTAGAATATGGTTCTGTAGTTTTAGTACAAGATAAGCAACCTGTTACTGTAGGCGTTAAGCTTGCAGAATGGGAACCAAACAGTAAAGTATTGTTGACTGAAAAAGCTGGTAAAATTCAATTGATTGACTTGATTGAAAACGTTACCGTGCAAGAACGCTACGAAGAAGGTGGTCGTTCAAATCCTATGATACTTGAACATAAAAATGAAAAATATCAACCAGCATTAAGTATTCTTGATGAGAATGGCGATGAATTGGTTCAATATTATTTACCCGCAGGTTCGTTCTTGAACGTAACGGCAGGTAGTCGTGTTGAAGTCGGTGATATTTTAGTAAAAATGCCTCGTGAAGTATCGAAAACGAAGGATATTACAGGTAGTTTGCCTCGAATTGCGGAACTCTTTGAAGCGCGTGCGCCAAAAGATCCAGCTATTTTAGCAGACATTAGTGGTGAAATTGTTTTTGGTGGATTACATAGAGGTTTACGTAAAGTCAGTGTTGTTGCTGGTACAGAATCATTTGATTATTTTGTTCCTCGTGGCAAACAGCTTAACGTTGGTAATGGTGATAGAGTAACCGCTGGTGATCAATTGACATCAGGTGTTCCTGTGTTACACGATATCTTACGAATTCTTGGGCCAAATGTAGTTCAAAAATATCTGGTAGATCAAATTCAGCAAATTTATCGTTTGCAAGGTATTGATCTTAACGATAAACATATTGAATTAATTGTGCGACAAATGTTACGTAAAGTACGTGTGATTGATCAAGGTGGCACTGATTTCTTGATTGGCGATCGTGTTGACCGTATCCATTTCCAAACCGTTAACGCTGTGCTAAAAACACAGAGCAAAAAGGTTGCATCTGCTAAGCCTATATTAATGGGTATTACGCAAGCGTCCTTAGGTACTGAAAGCTTTATTTCTGCAGCTTCTTTCCAAGAAACTACAAGAATTCTCGCTGAAGCCGCAATTTCTGGCCAAGTAGATAACCTCTATGGTTTGAAAGAAAACGTTATTGTTGGTAAATTAATTCCTGCAGGTACTGGTATTAAATCATTCAGAATTAAACATTTGGGTGATGATGTATCTGACTTTGAAAAGCAGGCACAAGAGGAAGAAATACGTTCCGCGCGGATGACTAATAGGAATGATGCGTAGAATGAGTATTGAGGCGCGTAGCTCAGTGGTAGAGCATTGCTTTGACGTAGCAAGGGTCAGCGGTTCAATCCCGCTCGCGCCTACCAGAGTACATAGTATGATAAGTGAATATAAGTGTAGATTTTTTTTTGAGTGAGGTTGCTGTTATGGCATTACATAAAGACGTTAAAGATAAAGTAATTAAAGATTTTGGTACAAGCGCTAACGACACAGGATCATCAGCAGTACAAGTTGCACTGTTAACAGAATCCATTCGTTTATTGACTGGCCATTGCCAAAAATTTCCAAAAGATTTTAGTACCAAGCACGGATTGTTGAAAAAAGTATGTCAACGCCGCGGTCTTTTGACCTATCTTGAAAGAAAAGATAGCGCGGCCTATAGACAAGTTATTGGGCGTTTAGGCTTAAAAAAATAAGATCGTAAGGATTTATTGTTATGGTAAAGAAGTTTCGTTTAGATAGTTTTGGTTATGAAGTTGAAATAGGTAAATTCGCTCGTCAAGCGGATGCTGCTGTTTGGATTAAGCAAGGTGGCACCGTTGTGCTATCAACAGTGGTAAGCGCTCCTACGAAGGATTTCCCTGGCTTTTTACCATTAACAGTAGATTATAGAGAACAATTTGCAGCAGCAGGAAAGATTCCAGGTGGTTATTTTAAACGAGAAGGACGATCAACGGATCGTGAAGTTCTTCTAAGCCGTGTGATCGATCGTGCATGTCGCCCTTTGTTCCCTGCGAATTATTTTAATCAAGTTCAATTATTATCAACCGTATATTCTGTTGATAAAAAAAATCTACCAGGACCTTTGGCATTGGTGGCTTCTTCATTGGCATTGACCCTATCAAAAATTCCTTTCATGGGTCCGGTTGGTTCTGTTGATGTTGTACGTTTAGATGGTTCTTGGATTGTGGGCGCTTCATACGAAGATAGCTTGAAAGCTGATGCTCGTATGACGTTTGCTGGTACTGAAGAAGGTATCAACATGGTTGAAGGCACAACGCAGGAAATTTCTGAAAAAGAATTTCTTGATGCAATGTTCTTAGCTCATGGGAAAATCAAAGAACAAGTCATTTGGCAAAAAGAAATTGCTGCTGAAGTTGGTCAAGCAAAAGAAGAAATTGCTGATCCTTATGCATGGGCTACCTGGGAACAACGTGTTAATGAATTTTTAACCGATGAGCATGTACGCAGTGTATATAAAAACGATAAAGTTGAGCGTAACGCGAGTATTCAAGCTTTGCGTGATGCATTCAACGTTCAGTACAAACAAGAACTAGAAGACAAAAAAATTCCATCAAACGTTATTGAATATATTTTCGATGACACGTTAAAAGCAAAAATTACTGAGTTGATTTTTACTTTGAACAAACGTGTTGATGGTCGTGCTTATGAACAAATAAGACAAATTACTACTGAAGTTGGTTTGTTGCCATTTACTCATGGTTCTGCATTATTTACTCGTGGTCGCACACAAGCGTTAGTAACAGCTACTCTTGGTAGCGGTGAAGAT
Proteins encoded in this region:
- the rpoC gene encoding DNA-directed RNA polymerase subunit beta', which codes for MNNRMLDRFREYVNVAQFNALKVGLASPDKIKSLSYGEVKKIETINYRTLKPERDGLFCARIFGPVKDWECNCGKYKRMKHRGVTCEKCGVEVIQARVRRERMGHIDLVAPVCHIWYLKGIPSYLGIILDAPVKDLERVVYFDSYIVIHQGKSPYPRKTLLSNLEYENYVSSHPEDIDFVSNTGAEAIHAVLSLIDLNFEINKLQDDYNKISSVAIRHKIMRRIKVFTGMVQGGLRPEWIVMTVLPVLPPDLRPLVPLEGGRFASSDLNELYRRVLNRNIRLQRLMEIEAPGVIIKNEKRMLQESVDALIDNGRRGQPVRGSNRRPLKSLSEMLRGKQGRFRQNLLGRRVDYSGRSVIVVDPELKIDQCGIPKIMAYELFKPYIYAGLLERELASNLRVAKRMVEEMQPEVWDVLEDVVKNRPILLNRAPTLHRLGIQAFFPILVDGKAIKVHPLVCSAFNADFDGDQMAVHLPLSQKAQEECKRLILSSQNILSASNGRPVTVPSQDMVLGLHYISKVRAGVKGEGVSFSGVHEVIVAYQHGQVELHARINLRLNNEMVQTTVGRVILYEALPEGSEFHWINKVLKKSDLAKLVEKIYYRFGSAPTVICLDKIKKLGFYNSTVGGISISLENMVIPEQKNGIIGKAEKEVQKVEKLYIDGVITNGERYNKIISIWGHATADVANEMYKELEEQNNAAFDNKDGKSQPFNPIFMMLESGARGSKDQIKQLVGMRGMMTKPNGDIMETPVKSNFKEGLSVFEYFISTHGARKGQADTALKTANSGYLTRRLVDVAQDVVITGQDCKTLGYVEIEDLKESGDIIYPLANRSFGRGLAADVKDPVTGELLFNQGHIIGRDDITKLADSAVSKILVRSVLTCQAKHGVCALCYGYDLSKGEIVDVGGTVGIIAAQSIGEPGTQLTMRTFHIGGTASGLTEQPYFLAKQPGIVEWRGIRTVTNRSGQVIVVSRKAKLLVVSADGRELQRHDLEYGSVVLVQDKQPVTVGVKLAEWEPNSKVLLTEKAGKIQLIDLIENVTVQERYEEGGRSNPMILEHKNEKYQPALSILDENGDELVQYYLPAGSFLNVTAGSRVEVGDILVKMPREVSKTKDITGSLPRIAELFEARAPKDPAILADISGEIVFGGLHRGLRKVSVVAGTESFDYFVPRGKQLNVGNGDRVTAGDQLTSGVPVLHDILRILGPNVVQKYLVDQIQQIYRLQGIDLNDKHIELIVRQMLRKVRVIDQGGTDFLIGDRVDRIHFQTVNAVLKTQSKKVASAKPILMGITQASLGTESFISAASFQETTRILAEAAISGQVDNLYGLKENVIVGKLIPAGTGIKSFRIKHLGDDVSDFEKQAQEEEIRSARMTNRNDA
- the rpsO gene encoding 30S ribosomal protein S15: MALHKDVKDKVIKDFGTSANDTGSSAVQVALLTESIRLLTGHCQKFPKDFSTKHGLLKKVCQRRGLLTYLERKDSAAYRQVIGRLGLKK
- the pnp gene encoding polyribonucleotide nucleotidyltransferase; the protein is MVKKFRLDSFGYEVEIGKFARQADAAVWIKQGGTVVLSTVVSAPTKDFPGFLPLTVDYREQFAAAGKIPGGYFKREGRSTDREVLLSRVIDRACRPLFPANYFNQVQLLSTVYSVDKKNLPGPLALVASSLALTLSKIPFMGPVGSVDVVRLDGSWIVGASYEDSLKADARMTFAGTEEGINMVEGTTQEISEKEFLDAMFLAHGKIKEQVIWQKEIAAEVGQAKEEIADPYAWATWEQRVNEFLTDEHVRSVYKNDKVERNASIQALRDAFNVQYKQELEDKKIPSNVIEYIFDDTLKAKITELIFTLNKRVDGRAYEQIRQITTEVGLLPFTHGSALFTRGRTQALVTATLGSGEDEQKLETIMEDITANGRFMLHYNFPPFSVGEAKPLRGPGRREVGHGALAASALKNQLPDAAAFPYTIRIVADMLESDGSTSMATVCGSTMALMQAGVPIKNMVSGIAMGLLKSDSDSFTVLSDISGFEDAFGLMDFKVAGTANGITAIQMDIKYKGGLKREIFEVALEQAKRGRLHILGEMQKCMSVPNKELSELVPKFVTMNIAVDKIGAIIGTGGKTIREIIEKTGTTIDIEDDGLVKIFGKTGEGIDAAIAWIKILSGQIDAGMTFEGKIRRIVEFGMFVELVPGKDGLVHVSNIPQQHQRSFANDYQLDQVVKVEVLEYDDATGRVRLRIIQ